A region from the uncultured Macellibacteroides sp. genome encodes:
- a CDS encoding two-component regulator propeller domain-containing protein, with protein sequence MLMVDHSFRKNILFVHVWLLLFIGVFSSCRPSEPETGQGYSAGTESPAITNDISNQQIKAFAEDAQGYIWLGTFRGLNKYNVHEYHQYFCTDDSLGLPDNQITDILLDSKGRMWVATVNGVCIYTDKDNFQRIPFEHENKNVHQLMENREGHILMATEQQLFAYNPDRNRLDCVLNDLDPQHTFNTKCHIDNENILWVVNYHSLRCYNASTMQLLDSVATRNYPYHSFLHGDELWLTGNQALSIFDTRTRQYRPVPDAIAKHPLLASADIDYIHPYGSASLLLNTTKYGMFCYNYKEGTVTHQNEDGFPFEVPRFKINQMFTDSQQNLWIGSVDQGYTVCYNYKERFNNNNYLRSRLENKSVVSIAVSKEQNLWISTLMDGLFVYNMRNQKMESINVDRLLPQARKKAVYVNQLLVDHNDAIWMSITDNEVLKCRYINGRLDVESRFQVFLPMSITEDDDKTIWIGTASSYLYALRQGENQFRAIQAFDSRFTFIPGLLPLHNGNLLVAAFYQPMKLINRENNEISRFEVTEEDMKSSIQRSVFIPTALHEDSKGDIWIGTVSNGLLCYTPSTGKIRPVPGSPCLDISSIEEDAQGHLWVSTLYGLGKYDRTIGTFTNYYAADGIGGNQFYDRASCRLPDGTMIFGGTHGLTFFNPLDVLTKRHVPLLFEDLKVHNRRIHPNEADCIDKHLSYRPDIRLSHEQNGFSISFAALDYCEFERVHYHYMLEGFDNYWVDAHNNREAYYANLPAGTYTFRVKITNNDKSIVDTESSIRVIVEPAPWNTWWAYLIYFICAAAVILLFLRAMLRIKAEKEAAHLAKLEKEQEQRVNQMNMSFFANVSHEFRTPLTMISAPIMQLCNAPDITGENKNLLNIVQRSVTRMLRLVNQLMDFNKLENDSLKLKVERMDIIATLQRQVDIFCMSARDKGISLNTYGLEDTFLMWLDEDNVDKIFANLMSNALKFTPEGGSISVTFDLINQEEAAHLFSFTEAEKDMQYVKVCVTNTGPSIPEDQLEKIFERYYQLANQTEGRYNWGTGIGLYYARCLVKLHHGRIKASTPDEGSGAVFTFILPVNDSSYTEEERVSKQTRQSEIFPLEEEHDVDYTENQKPKGVEERKSILVVDDDTEVVHYLKTLLSPRYQIICRFNVDSALKTMQEEAPDLILSDVVMPDKDGYNLCREVKDNLQLCHIPVILVTAKATLANQVEGLNIGADAYVTKPFDPGYLLALINSQLKNRDKVRNLLSQSTQTDKIEENILSPQDNAFMTDLYHLMENELSNPELDVVRMTELLHISRTKFYYKVKGLTGVNPSVFFKTYKLNRAAELINEGKYTVSEIADMTGFSTLSHFSASFKKHFGTSPSEYHKP encoded by the coding sequence ATGTTAATGGTAGATCATTCGTTTAGAAAAAACATCCTCTTTGTGCACGTATGGCTGTTACTTTTCATCGGCGTGTTCTCCTCCTGTCGTCCTTCGGAACCGGAGACGGGACAAGGATATAGTGCCGGAACCGAGAGCCCCGCCATCACCAACGATATCTCCAACCAACAGATAAAGGCTTTTGCAGAAGATGCACAAGGTTATATATGGCTGGGTACCTTCCGCGGTCTGAACAAATACAACGTGCACGAATACCATCAATACTTCTGCACCGATGACTCGCTGGGATTGCCGGACAATCAAATCACAGACATTCTACTCGACTCCAAGGGAAGGATGTGGGTGGCAACTGTAAACGGAGTCTGCATCTACACTGACAAAGATAATTTCCAGCGCATTCCATTCGAGCACGAAAACAAAAATGTGCATCAGCTGATGGAGAACCGGGAGGGTCATATTCTGATGGCTACCGAACAACAACTCTTTGCTTACAATCCCGACCGTAACCGTCTGGATTGTGTTTTGAACGATCTTGACCCGCAGCATACGTTCAACACGAAATGTCATATAGACAATGAAAACATTCTGTGGGTTGTAAATTACCATTCTCTGCGTTGTTACAACGCATCAACGATGCAACTTCTGGATTCTGTTGCCACAAGGAATTACCCTTATCACTCTTTTCTTCATGGCGACGAACTTTGGCTTACGGGCAACCAGGCTCTTTCCATCTTTGATACACGTACCCGCCAATACCGTCCCGTTCCGGATGCAATTGCCAAACATCCCCTGCTTGCCTCGGCCGATATTGACTATATACACCCTTACGGTTCTGCTTCATTGCTACTGAACACCACCAAATACGGTATGTTCTGCTATAATTACAAGGAGGGCACCGTTACTCATCAGAATGAAGATGGTTTCCCTTTTGAGGTGCCTCGTTTTAAGATTAACCAAATGTTTACAGATTCGCAGCAGAATTTATGGATAGGTTCCGTTGATCAGGGCTACACGGTGTGCTACAACTATAAGGAACGTTTCAATAATAATAATTATCTGCGCTCGCGATTGGAAAACAAATCTGTGGTGTCTATTGCCGTTAGCAAGGAGCAAAATCTTTGGATTTCAACCCTGATGGACGGACTGTTCGTTTACAATATGCGAAACCAGAAGATGGAGTCGATAAATGTGGATCGTCTCTTACCACAGGCCAGAAAGAAAGCCGTTTATGTAAATCAGTTATTAGTGGACCATAACGATGCGATTTGGATGAGTATCACAGATAACGAGGTCCTGAAGTGCCGCTATATAAACGGACGGTTGGATGTGGAGAGCAGGTTTCAAGTATTTTTACCCATGTCCATAACCGAAGACGATGATAAAACTATCTGGATCGGTACGGCCTCCTCTTATTTATATGCTCTACGGCAAGGAGAAAATCAGTTTCGCGCTATACAGGCATTTGATAGCCGGTTTACCTTTATACCCGGCCTATTACCTTTACACAACGGAAATTTACTTGTGGCTGCTTTTTATCAACCGATGAAGTTAATTAATCGTGAAAATAATGAGATTAGCCGCTTTGAGGTTACAGAGGAGGATATGAAAAGCAGCATCCAACGTTCTGTTTTTATTCCAACAGCTTTGCATGAAGATAGCAAAGGAGACATCTGGATAGGTACGGTGAGCAACGGACTGCTTTGCTACACGCCTTCGACGGGAAAAATAAGACCGGTACCCGGAAGTCCCTGTCTGGATATTTCAAGCATTGAAGAAGATGCACAGGGACATCTTTGGGTTAGTACGCTTTACGGTCTGGGTAAGTATGACCGTACCATTGGAACTTTCACCAACTATTACGCAGCCGATGGAATAGGCGGAAACCAATTTTACGACCGGGCATCTTGCCGTCTGCCGGACGGAACGATGATTTTCGGTGGTACACACGGACTAACGTTCTTTAATCCCCTGGACGTTCTCACTAAACGACACGTACCGTTGTTGTTCGAGGATTTGAAAGTTCACAACAGGCGGATACATCCAAACGAGGCGGATTGCATTGACAAGCATCTGTCTTACCGGCCGGATATACGGCTGAGTCACGAGCAGAACGGTTTCAGCATCTCTTTTGCTGCCCTGGATTACTGCGAATTCGAGCGGGTACACTATCACTATATGTTGGAAGGATTCGACAATTATTGGGTAGATGCCCACAACAACCGCGAAGCTTATTACGCTAACCTGCCTGCAGGAACCTATACTTTTAGGGTGAAGATAACAAATAATGACAAAAGTATTGTAGATACCGAAAGCTCTATTCGCGTTATTGTGGAACCCGCACCATGGAATACATGGTGGGCCTATCTGATTTACTTTATCTGTGCGGCGGCTGTCATTCTTCTTTTCCTGCGTGCCATGCTGCGTATCAAAGCAGAGAAGGAAGCAGCTCATCTGGCTAAATTGGAAAAAGAGCAGGAACAACGTGTCAACCAGATGAATATGAGCTTTTTTGCCAACGTTTCCCACGAGTTTCGTACCCCGCTTACCATGATCTCCGCACCTATCATGCAGCTGTGTAACGCTCCGGATATTACCGGAGAGAACAAGAATCTGCTCAATATTGTACAACGTAGTGTGACCCGCATGCTACGCCTTGTGAATCAACTAATGGACTTCAACAAGCTGGAGAACGATAGCCTGAAGCTGAAGGTAGAACGGATGGATATCATCGCTACCTTACAACGGCAGGTAGATATCTTTTGCATGAGTGCCCGCGACAAGGGTATCAGCCTGAACACATACGGACTGGAAGACACGTTCCTGATGTGGTTGGATGAAGACAATGTAGACAAGATTTTTGCAAACCTGATGTCTAACGCTCTTAAGTTCACTCCTGAGGGGGGAAGTATCAGTGTGACTTTCGATTTAATTAATCAGGAAGAAGCAGCGCATCTTTTTTCTTTTACAGAGGCGGAGAAAGATATGCAATATGTAAAGGTTTGTGTAACCAATACCGGACCAAGTATTCCAGAAGATCAGTTGGAAAAGATATTTGAACGTTATTATCAATTAGCGAATCAAACGGAAGGTCGCTACAACTGGGGAACGGGAATTGGTCTCTACTATGCTCGCTGCCTCGTAAAATTACATCACGGACGCATCAAGGCATCAACACCGGATGAAGGAAGTGGTGCTGTTTTCACCTTTATTCTGCCCGTCAACGATAGCTCATATACTGAAGAAGAGCGGGTATCGAAACAGACTAGGCAGTCGGAAATCTTTCCGCTTGAAGAGGAACATGATGTAGATTACACCGAAAATCAGAAGCCAAAAGGTGTAGAAGAGAGGAAGAGCATACTGGTGGTGGACGACGATACCGAAGTGGTACACTATCTGAAGACTCTTTTATCACCCCGCTATCAGATCATCTGTCGCTTCAACGTTGACAGTGCTCTGAAAACAATGCAGGAGGAGGCTCCCGATTTGATACTGAGCGACGTCGTTATGCCCGATAAAGATGGCTACAATCTTTGCCGGGAAGTTAAAGATAACTTGCAGCTATGCCATATCCCCGTCATATTGGTAACAGCCAAAGCTACATTGGCAAATCAAGTGGAGGGACTCAATATCGGAGCCGATGCGTATGTGACTAAGCCCTTCGACCCAGGCTACCTGTTGGCTCTTATCAACTCTCAACTGAAAAACCGCGATAAAGTACGCAACCTCCTTAGTCAGTCCACTCAAACGGATAAAATTGAAGAGAACATCCTCTCTCCACAAGACAATGCCTTCATGACCGATCTCTATCACCTGATGGAGAACGAACTTTCCAACCCAGAGCTGGACGTGGTTCGCATGACGGAGTTGTTGCACATCTCCCGTACAAAGTTTTACTACAAGGTGAAAGGATTGACGGGCGTAAACCCAAGCGTATTTTTCAAGACTTACAAGCTGAATCGTGCGGCAGAACTTATAAACGAAGGGAAATATACGGTATCTGAAATTGCCGATATGACTGGCTTTAGCACCTTGTCTCATTTCTCTGCCAGCTTCAAGAAACACTTCGGTACGAGTCCGAGTGAATATCATAAACCTTAG